CTTCTCGTTGATCATGGGTTAGTAGAGTCTGCAGGTAAGTATGGAAAGGAATGGGGACAATTAAGTCTCCCTATATTGAAATCCCCCGCCAAACCTGCGGAATATTTCGGAGAATTTGTTTCTCATCTGCCTAAAATCAAAAAATCACTGTTAGAAGAATTAAAAGTCAAAGGACTAGAAGATCTATTTTTCAACATGGAAATGCCCCTAGAGAAAGTCCTATTCACGATTGAAAGAAATGGGATGCCACTAGATGTGGAGGATCTTCAAGAGCTTGAGAGAACTTTATCAGAGGAATTAGCAATTCTTACTGATGATATTTATACAGTAGCTGGGACGTCTTTTAATATTAAATCTCCTAAGCAGTTGTCAGATGTTTTATATAATAAATTAGGCCTAACACCTATAGATAAAGCTCGATCAACGAAGGCAGAAGTTTTGGCAGCCTTATTAGGAGAGCACGAAATAGTTGAAAAAATTTTAGCATTTAGAGCTATTGAGAAGTTACTCTCTACCTATGTTAAAGCTTTGCCTAGGCAAATAGATCCTCATACTTCTAGGATACACCCGACATTTAATCAGATGGGGACAGTCACAGGTAGGTTGGCTTGTCAGGATCCAAATTTACAGAGTATTCCTATACGCTCTGAGCGAGGAAGATTGTTAAGAAAAGCGTTCTGTGATACGCGTCAGAATAATTATTTTTTATCTGCAGATTATTCTCAAATTGAGTTAAGATTCCTGGCGCATTTGAGTCAAGATGAGTCGTTGAGGTTGGCGTTCGCGTCGCGAGAAGATGTCCACACATTTACAGCTTCTCAGGTATTTCATGTGCCTTTAGAAGAAGTCACCAAGCAACAGCGCATGCAAGCAAAAACTGTAAATTTTGGTATTATCTATGGGCAACAAGCTTATGGACTCTCTAAGATTTTAAAAATCAGTGTTTCTGAAGCTCAGAAGTTAATAGATGCATATTTTGATCGTTATCCTGCAGTAGCTCGTTTTATTAATGAAACGATAAACGAAGCTTGTGAAAATTTGCGTGTAAAGACGTTACTGGGACGAGAAAGAATCATTGACAATTGGACAGAGTTTTCGAACTCTCGTGCTGCTTCAGGTCGTCTTGCCGTTAATACCCGCATTCAAGGTAGCGCAGCTGAATTGATCAAGTTAGCGATGCTACAGCTTGCTGCTGCGTTGGAAAAACGCAAATTAAGAAGCCGTATGCTGTTACAAATACATGATGAATTGATCTTTGAAGTCCCTGAGGAAGAAAAAGAAGAAGTGCAAACTTTAGTGCGAGATATAATGGAATCTGCAATGATTTTATCTGTCCCATTAGTTGTGAATATCTTAATTGGAAAAAATTGGGCAGAATGTTAGAATTGCTAAAAGTTTCTATTACAGGGGATCTCTCTTCGGGAAAGACTGAGGCGTGTAGGGTTTTTCAAGAGCTGGGAGCCTATGTAATTAGTGCTGATAAAGTTTCGCATAGTTTCCTTGTTCCTCACTCGCACATAGGTCGTCGCGTTATAGATCTCCTGGGACCAGAAGTTGTTATTGACAATACATTTGATAGAAAAGTCATAGCAGAAAAAGTTTTTGGTAATTTAGATCTGCTGCAAGCTTTAGAAGCTATTTTGCATCCTGAAGTTTGTCGAATTATTGAAGAGCAGTATTGTCAAGTCGCTAAAGAGCGAAAGTACCCTCTGTTCATTGCTGAGGTGCCTTTGTTGTACGAAATACATTATGCGAGATGGTTTGATCGTGTAATTCTAATTACAGCTGATGAGAATATTCGTAGGGAAAGGTTTACCAAAAAAACTAATTGTTCTGATTTAAATTTTTATCAGAGATGTGCACGGTTTTCTTCTCATGAGGAAAAAATGATGCATGCCGATATTGTTATCGAAAATAACGGTACTAAAGAAGAATTACGTCATAAAGTTGAAGAATATTTTTACGCTTTAAAGGGAGCACTATGAAAGAAGAACGTTCTTCAGAAGTCTTGCCAAAGGTCAAAGAGAATAGAAAACATGCGTGTCCTGGGTTGCAAGAGAAGTCTTTTGCGGGAGAATGTGCAGTAGTTGCGGATGTAGTTAATGAAAATCAACCTGTAACTATTACAAAAATTGCCAAATTGCAAAGGATGGGAATTGAAGAGCTTAATGTATTGGCTCGTCAATATGGAGTGAAGAACATCGGGTCTCTCACTAAATCTCAAGTGGTATTTGAGATCGTTAAAGCAAAGTCTGAACGTTCAGATGAGCTTTTAATCGGAGAGGGAGTTTTGGAAGTTCTTCCTGATGGGTTTGGCTTTTTAAGATCACCTACCTATAACTATCTCCCTTCTGCTGAAGATATTTATGTTTCCCCAGCTCAAATCCGCAGATTTGATTTAAAGAAGGGAGACACAATTATAGGCACAATACGTTCTCCAAAAGAGAAAGAAAAGTATTTTGCTTTATTAAAGGTAGATAAGATCAATGGATCTACTCCAGACAAAGCTAAGGAACGAGTCTTATTCGAAAACTTGACCCCTCTATACCCAAATGAAAGAATTGTTATGGAAATGGGGAAGGAGCACCTCGCTGAGCGAGTGTTAGATCTTACGGCACCCATAGGGAAAGGACAAAGGGGACTTATTGTAGCGCCTCCACGTTCTGGAAAGACAGTAATTTTACAGAGCATAGCGCACGCTATTGCAGTCAACAACCCGGATATCGTTCTCATTGTTTTGTTAATTGACGAGCGCCCAGAAGAAGTGACCGATATGATTCGACAGGTGCGCGGTGAAGTTGTGGCTTCTACGTTTGATGAGCAGCCTGAAAGACATATTCAAGTTGCAGAAATGGTTATAGAAAAAGCTCGACGTTTAGTTGAACACGGAAAGGATGTCGTGATCCTTCTTGATTCTATTACACGTTTAGCGCGAGCTTACAATACCGTGCAACCACATTCTGGAAAGATTTTAACAGGCGGCGTAGACGCGAGTGCTCTACATAAGCCTAAGAGATTTTTCGGAGCAGCAAGAAATATCGAAGGCGGCGGATCATTAACCATCTTAGCTACTGCGTTGATAGATACCGGTTCTAGAATGGATGAAGTCATTTTTGAAGAGTTCAAAGGTACAGGAAATATGGAACTGGTATTAGACCGTCGTCTTTCTGATCGAAGAACCTACCCAGCAATTGATCTTATTAAGAGTGGGACAAGAAAAGAAGAATTACTTTATCACCCTAGTGAATTGGAAAAAGTTTACCTTTTCCGACAGGCAATTGCAGATCTTACTGCGATTGACGCTATGCATCTGCTATTAGGTAGATTAAAAAAGACAAATAGTAACGCAGAATTTTTACTTTCTTTAAAAGAATAGGCTGAAAGGTCACACTACTTCTATTTTTTAACACCATCTACATGTTAGCTGAGAATCCTGAAGCCTACAGTCTTA
Above is a genomic segment from Chlamydia abortus containing:
- the polA gene encoding DNA polymerase I yields the protein MRKVFILDASGFVFRAYFALPDMKNSSGEGTQAVFGFIRSMNKLIKEFSPKHMVAVFDGPNNKQSRREIYADYKIHREKQDENLYQQIPIVKEYCHLLGLRYLEIEGVEADDVIASITKQAVSEGCEVCLCTADKDLLQLVGPNVVAWNPWKAGPPIDENSVVDIYGVPPSRIADYLALVGDTSDNIPGVSGCGPQKATALLQKYHSVEGILEHLDELTGSTHKMISEQKDVLLLSKDLAVLDNNVPLPMGISGFAFPLHEVPQEEINTFYMRHGFKTLVQPVEEASNIDIEIIHSCQPLVRVLSTLQGKSVAFSVGYKGNFLPSLTLMGVALACDEQVYYVDIEHAQDDVITPLRDFFKRKDTEFYGYNIKRDNHALKNAGIHIHNITLDLALAEHLINGGAKISYQTLLVDHGLVESAGKYGKEWGQLSLPILKSPAKPAEYFGEFVSHLPKIKKSLLEELKVKGLEDLFFNMEMPLEKVLFTIERNGMPLDVEDLQELERTLSEELAILTDDIYTVAGTSFNIKSPKQLSDVLYNKLGLTPIDKARSTKAEVLAALLGEHEIVEKILAFRAIEKLLSTYVKALPRQIDPHTSRIHPTFNQMGTVTGRLACQDPNLQSIPIRSERGRLLRKAFCDTRQNNYFLSADYSQIELRFLAHLSQDESLRLAFASREDVHTFTASQVFHVPLEEVTKQQRMQAKTVNFGIIYGQQAYGLSKILKISVSEAQKLIDAYFDRYPAVARFINETINEACENLRVKTLLGRERIIDNWTEFSNSRAASGRLAVNTRIQGSAAELIKLAMLQLAAALEKRKLRSRMLLQIHDELIFEVPEEEKEEVQTLVRDIMESAMILSVPLVVNILIGKNWAEC
- the rho gene encoding transcription termination factor Rho, whose amino-acid sequence is MKEERSSEVLPKVKENRKHACPGLQEKSFAGECAVVADVVNENQPVTITKIAKLQRMGIEELNVLARQYGVKNIGSLTKSQVVFEIVKAKSERSDELLIGEGVLEVLPDGFGFLRSPTYNYLPSAEDIYVSPAQIRRFDLKKGDTIIGTIRSPKEKEKYFALLKVDKINGSTPDKAKERVLFENLTPLYPNERIVMEMGKEHLAERVLDLTAPIGKGQRGLIVAPPRSGKTVILQSIAHAIAVNNPDIVLIVLLIDERPEEVTDMIRQVRGEVVASTFDEQPERHIQVAEMVIEKARRLVEHGKDVVILLDSITRLARAYNTVQPHSGKILTGGVDASALHKPKRFFGAARNIEGGGSLTILATALIDTGSRMDEVIFEEFKGTGNMELVLDRRLSDRRTYPAIDLIKSGTRKEELLYHPSELEKVYLFRQAIADLTAIDAMHLLLGRLKKTNSNAEFLLSLKE
- the coaE gene encoding dephospho-CoA kinase (Dephospho-CoA kinase (CoaE) performs the final step in coenzyme A biosynthesis.), translating into MLELLKVSITGDLSSGKTEACRVFQELGAYVISADKVSHSFLVPHSHIGRRVIDLLGPEVVIDNTFDRKVIAEKVFGNLDLLQALEAILHPEVCRIIEEQYCQVAKERKYPLFIAEVPLLYEIHYARWFDRVILITADENIRRERFTKKTNCSDLNFYQRCARFSSHEEKMMHADIVIENNGTKEELRHKVEEYFYALKGAL